DNA sequence from the Candidatus Methylacidiphilales bacterium genome:
ATCCGGTTGCAGGAAGCGGCCGTGAACGGTGCTGTAAACGCAGTTGCGTGTGGTGTCAATAAAGAAACTTGATGAGGTATTCAGCAGCAGGGATGCCACTGCTACTTTTTGTGCTCGATTTTCTGATACACTTTGCACTTTGTCATTTTGCATTATGTGGATCATTTGTAAAGGT
Encoded proteins:
- a CDS encoding RHS repeat-associated core domain-containing protein, translated to MIHIMQNDKVQSVSENRAQKVAVASLLLNTSSSFFIDTTRNCVYSTVHGRFLQPDPIGFDAGDVNWYRYVNNSPLNYTDPEGLFHCEIDCAFADLSNKCDAVIKSLVYA